The Caulobacter vibrioides sequence CGAGCCGTACTGGCCGGCGCGGACCTGAGCGGCGCCGATCTGACGGGCGCGGACCTGACCGAGGTCCTTCGCGCCCCACCGCCGATCATCTATGTCGACGATCTGCCTCTGAACGAGGTGCTGGAGGCGCACGAGCTGTTCTGTACCTCGGAAGGCCGCGAGGGCAAGGTCGCGCGCGTCGCCGAAGTCGACTTCCGTCCCCTCCGCCGCTTGAAGAACCGCCGTCTCAGCGGTCTGTCGGCGCCCAACGCGGTGTTCTTCGGCATGGATCTGGAGGGCGCGCAACTGCAGGGCGCCAATCTGGCCGGGGCCGATCTTCGCGGGGTCAAGCTGCGCGGGGCCGACCTGCGCGGCGCGCGTCTTGTGGGCGCTCAGCTGTGTCGGGCCGACCTCTCGGACGCCAAGCTGGGCCCGCTGAGGATCGCGGAGGATCGGGTGATCCGCACCGACCTCACCCGCGCCGCGCTGCGGGGCGCCAACCTGCGCGGCGCCAGCGCGCCTCGGGCCCGGTTCATCGAAGCCGATCTTTCCGGCGCGCGTCTGGACGGGGCCGACCTTAGCGGGGCCGAGATGCCGGTCGGCGCGGCCGTTTAGAACCGTCTGTCGGCGGAGCGCGTCTCAACTTTTAATTTCATCGTCACATCCGCGTCGGCGGCGGTCGCGTATACACGGGTTATCCATCAAGGAGTCCGGCAGATCATGACACCTCTTCGCACGCAGGCCGCACTTAGCCTCTCGGCCCTGGGCGCCTTGGCGATCGCGACCTCGGCCGCCGCTCAGTCGCGGGCGCCGGATCGCGCGGTGGTCGGGATCGCCGCAGTCTATGCCCCCGCCTATCAGGGCGCGGACGACTATCGTCTGATGCCCTTCCCGGTGATCGACGTCACCTACGGTCGGTTCTTCGCCAGCGGTCGCAAGGGCCTGGGTTACACCGTGCTGGACGGGCCGCAGGTAAAGGTCAGCGCGGGCGCGACCTATGTGCCGGGCTATCGTCGACGCGACGCCCCGGTGGGCGTCGGGCGTCTTGATGGTGGCGCGGGGCTGCGGGTGGCGGCTGACATGCGGCTGGGCGAGGTGTTGGCGACCGTCAGCGCGACCAAGGTGGTGTCGGGGGATGTCGACGGCGCGCTGGTGGATGCGAGCCTGGCCTATCCGATCCGTGTGTCTGACCGTCTCAGCGTGACGCCCAGCGTCTCGGCGACCTGGGCCGACAGCCAGTACAACCGGGCCTATTTCGGCATCAGCGCCGCCCAGGCCGTCGCCTCCAAGCTTCCGGTCTATCGCCCCGGCGGCGGCGTCAAGGACGT is a genomic window containing:
- a CDS encoding MipA/OmpV family protein, whose translation is MTPLRTQAALSLSALGALAIATSAAAQSRAPDRAVVGIAAVYAPAYQGADDYRLMPFPVIDVTYGRFFASGRKGLGYTVLDGPQVKVSAGATYVPGYRRRDAPVGVGRLDGGAGLRVAADMRLGEVLATVSATKVVSGDVDGALVDASLAYPIRVSDRLSVTPSVSATWADSQYNRAYFGISAAQAVASKLPVYRPGGGVKDVSMSLSANYRLNDKISVGATASLSRLTGDARNSPIVVDPTQPSAVMSIAYRF